The genome window GGCTCGGCTCGGGGCCGCGGACAGGGCTGATGGAGTTGATACTTCCCGCTAACGAGCCCGGCTCGTCGATCATGCCCGGCAAGGTCAATCCGACCCAGGCAGAGGCGATGCTGATGGTCTGCATCGAGATCATGGGATCCGACGTCGCGGTCCAGATGGGCGGATCGGAGGGCAACTTCGAGCTCAATGCGTTCCGGCCGATCGTCATCTCCAACTATCTGCACTCGGCGCTGATCATGGCCGACATGTGCGATCACTTCCGCATGTACCTCGTCGAGGGGGCGAAACTCAACCCGGCGCAGCTCAGCGCGAACGTCGACCGCTCGGTCATGATGGTCACGGCGCTCTCGCCGATCATCGGGTACGATCGGTCCGCGAAGATCTCGTACTACGCCATCGACCACAACCTGACGCTCAAGCAGGCTGCGCTGGCCAACGGCGTCGACGAAGCGCTTTACGACCGCGTCGTGGTGCCGCTCGCGCTCACGCGCCCCGGAACGGCCGACGTCGCGGCGAAGCAATGACCCCATCCGGCGAAGCGGCGCTGCGCGCGGCGGTCGGTCCGCGCTTCAGCGCCAACTGGCACAGCCCGCGACACCGCATGCGGCGGTTGCTCTCGGAGTTCATCGGTACCGCCGGCTTCATGTTTCTGTTGTCCGGCGGCGCCGCGGTGCTCGCGCGCTATGGAGGAGCGGAACTGCCGCCGTTCGCCTACGCCGCGATCCTCTCGGGCATCTCGGCCCTCTGGCTGATCGTCGCGGTGTACTTTCTGGGCGACATCTCGGCCCATTTCAATCCGGCGATGACGTTCGCGTTCGCGTTGCGCCGGGACATGGGGTGGCCGATGGCGTGTGCTTACGTCATCGTGCAGTTCATCGCGGCGATTTGCGGAACGTTCCTCGCCAAGGCCCTCTTCGGGACGGGTGCGAACCTCGCGGCGACGATTCCGAAGCCGGGGCTCGAATGGCCCTCCGTGCTGTTCGAGGCGATCCTGGTGTTCGGCCTCGTGCTGATGGTTCTCGGCATGGCGAACGGCCCGAAGCTCGACGGTGCCTATATCCCGCTCGCGGTCGGCGCGTACGTCATGTCGGTCGGGACGATGGGCGGACCCTACGACGGTGCCGCCTTCAATCCGGCGCGCGCGTTCTCACCGGACCTCGCGATCGGTGATCTCTCGACCTACTGGGTGTATCCGCTCGGCGCGCTGATCGGTGCATGCGTCGCGGTGCTCGCTGCCCATGTCCTCCGGGGCGCGCCGACAATCCAAGAAGCGCAGGCGGCGATGGGGACACCGCTCGATCTGTCGGAGGCGACGAAGGCGAGCTAGGCCGTGCGGCGGGCGGCGGCGCGGGCGCGGGCGCGCGCCGCGTACTCTTCACGGTCGTGCGGCTCGGCGTTGGTCACCAGCGAGTCCACTAACGTGCGCGCGGCGACGGCGACCTCCTCGACCGCGCGGTCGAAAGCGACTTGATTCGCCCTCGAGGGGCGGGTGAAGCCGGACAGCTTGCGGACGAACTGCAGCGAGGCGGCGCGGACCTCGTCGTCGGTGGCCGGCGGCTCGAAGTTGAACAGCGTGCGAATGCTGCGACACATGGCCGTATTCTAGCCGAATCGGTCGGTCGTGGGTACATAGGGGGCGCTCCCGGCTGCGCGTAGGGATTCGAGGTGACGGACGAGGGAGCGATCGTCGTCGAGCGTGCGGTGGCGCCGACCGACGACGTGCGGGCGCTGATCGGCGAGCTGGACGCCGAGCTGGCGGCGGGGTACGAGCCCGAGCAGCGCCACGGGCTCGCGCTCGACGCCATCTTTCAGCCGCGGGTACGCTTCTTCGTCGCCCGCCTCGACGGCGCGGCCGTCGGCTGCGGCGGGGTCGCGCTGCTCGACGGCTTCGCCGAGTTCAAGCGCATGTACGTGCGGCCGGCCGCGCGCGGCCGCGGCGTCGCCGACGCGCTGGCCGCCCGCCTCGAGGCGGAAGCACGCGCGGTCGGCTACACCGTGCTGCGGCTCGAGACCGGCATCGACCAGCGTGCCGCGATGCGGTTCTACGAGCGCTCCGGCTTTCGCGCGTGCGAGGCGTTCGAGCCCTACGCGTCGATGCCGCCGGCTTCGATCGTGACCAGCCTCTTCTACGAGAAGCGGCTGCCGTGACCTGAACCGTCGCGCCGATGCGACGGTATCGCGACGGTAGCGGGACTACGATTCGGCCATGACCGCTCACGACCCGGTGGTCGTCCTGGTCTCCCGCACCGGTCTCGCCCTGGCAGCTAGCGGCGGCGCGCTGGTCGCCCGTCCGCTGACGCCCCACGCGCGACACGGTTGGGAACGCGCGTTCCAATGGCGGGTCAGCGGACTGGGCACCACCTTCGACCCTGTCTTGCAATTCGAGCACCTCGACGGCGGCTTGTTGACCGTGATCGACCGGCGCCGCGGCACGCTGGGGCTGCGCAATCCGGTGGCCGCCGCCGACGATGCCGTCTGGAACGTCCGCGTGATCGGGCGCGGCGCGCTAAGCTGGCACTGGTGGTTGAACGCGCTCCCGCCCGAGACGCTGGCGCGTCCCTTCGACCAGGACGCGCTCTTCGAAGGCGCCGGCGGCGGCTTCGCGATCCGGCTCAACGCCGACCCCGACCGCACGCTGACGATCCTCAACGGCAACCTGGCCGGCGGCGGCTGCCCGGTCGTCGCGCGCGACGGCTGGCACGGCGGCGCGGAGCACGAGCTGTGGGTTCCCCTCTGGGTCCCCCGCAGCGCCGCCGCGGCCGCGTCATGAGCGGCAACTAACCGAAGGTGAACACGACGGCGTGCACGCCGGGGTCGAGAAACTCGACCTCGAACAGCCGCTCCCCGATCGGACCGTGCTGCCGCACGAGCTGGTAGAGCCGCGGCGCGAGAACCGTGCCCGCGCCGTCGGGCGCGATGTCGGTGCCGTGATCGGCGCCCGGCGGCTGACCGTCGACGCGCACGACGAAGCGCACCGGTTTTCCCGGCTGCGCCGGCGTGAGCACGAGGTGCAGGTCGCGGCTGCGGAAGCGGAACGCGATCGCGCCCGGCGCCGCGTCCAAGGCCGCGTTCTCGGCGCCGATGGTCCACCGCCCGCGCAGCGC of Candidatus Sulfotelmatobacter sp. contains these proteins:
- a CDS encoding MIP/aquaporin family protein: MTPSGEAALRAAVGPRFSANWHSPRHRMRRLLSEFIGTAGFMFLLSGGAAVLARYGGAELPPFAYAAILSGISALWLIVAVYFLGDISAHFNPAMTFAFALRRDMGWPMACAYVIVQFIAAICGTFLAKALFGTGANLAATIPKPGLEWPSVLFEAILVFGLVLMVLGMANGPKLDGAYIPLAVGAYVMSVGTMGGPYDGAAFNPARAFSPDLAIGDLSTYWVYPLGALIGACVAVLAAHVLRGAPTIQEAQAAMGTPLDLSEATKAS
- a CDS encoding DUF2277 domain-containing protein, with amino-acid sequence MCRSIRTLFNFEPPATDDEVRAASLQFVRKLSGFTRPSRANQVAFDRAVEEVAVAARTLVDSLVTNAEPHDREEYAARARARAAARRTA
- a CDS encoding GNAT family N-acetyltransferase, which produces MTDEGAIVVERAVAPTDDVRALIGELDAELAAGYEPEQRHGLALDAIFQPRVRFFVARLDGAAVGCGGVALLDGFAEFKRMYVRPAARGRGVADALAARLEAEARAVGYTVLRLETGIDQRAAMRFYERSGFRACEAFEPYASMPPASIVTSLFYEKRLP